cgtttttcctcctcttctttccttctttcctcccCTGGGCACCGCACCAGACAGAATCAGGAAGTTTTAACATGTTGTGGCCTGTTGACCAATCAAAACACCGTGTAGACGGTAAAGTCCATtattcagaggaggagggggggtctTAGCAAAGTAgactatattattattattgttgttattactattactatttagTAGGCTTTGCTATGCAGTTAAATTAATGTGGGCTTATTCTTTTCTGAAGACATTATACCAACTAGTTTTATGAATAGTGGaagttgcactttttttcttcctcaattTCTGGCGCCCCCTGGATGTACGGCGCCCTTAGCATTTGCCTATACTGCCTATGCCACGGGCCGGGCCCAGGCGCTGGTAAACAGTCCTCTCCAACGTGTCTACAACAGCTTTACCTTTTCTCTTAATCTGACGGGTAAACCACTTCGTGATCATTCACATCGAGCCTGCATGGATGAAAACACTTTGAAGCTGTTGGTGAAGCTCACTCAGGAGGGACAGTTCAGCTCTCTGGAGGAGCTGACGACATTATGTGGCTTcgaggcagtgcaggctgccAGCAGAAAACACTTTGGCCGCTCAGGAGACACATTGCTTCACTACGCTGCCAGACATGGACACCTGGATATTGTCGAGTTTCTGATCAAGCGGGTAGGCATGGATGTAGAGGTGTACAACAACGACTACAAGAGACCGCTGCATGAAGCTGCCTCAATGAGCCACAAGGAATGCGTGAACTACTTACTTTTGGAGGGAGCCCAAGTGGACAGTCTGAAGAAGGCTGACTGGTGAGGATGGACCTTGATTTGTGAGCATCAAATGTCCTGGTAGTGGTGTGGCGCCCTCTGTAGCTGTAAAAAGTGAACTGTCGTGCAGTTGTCCGCAGCtcccttcgatagctcagttggtagagcggaggactgtagcGGTATGTCACcgaaatccttaggtcgctggttcgaatccggctcgaaggagcaaccttttaacttttttattgattttatttttaacaaaaaagcactttaaaatgtccttttggaaatcatcatttatttttactgtgtttcgCTGAAATACGTGAATATACAAGGCACATCTGGATTGTCCATGCAATTGTTTAagaaaagctttttttcttttgagaaAAGAAACAAGCCAACTTTGTACTAGTTTTGACCAAATTTTCATTGACTTTCTTACGTTTAAATGGCATAAAACCTGTCTTATTTAGTCTCTATTTACTCTGACTCTGAAAATGATCACTCTGGTAGTGATAAGGATTTTTACATTTCCATTGTGACTACAGCTGTAATAACTTAAACTCTGCTCTGTTAGGACTCCTCTGATGATGGCCTGCACCCGGAGGAAGCTTGAAGTGATCCAAGAGTTGCTGTTCCATGGCGCTGATcccacactgaaaaacaaagatggctggAACTCCTTCCACATCGCCTGTAGGGAGGGTGACCCACAGGTTGTACAACACCTGCTTTATACCACACCGGACATCTGGAAGACGGAGAGCAAGACACGCAGGACACCACTGCACACTGCAGGTGAAGCCTCCTTACATAAATGTGTGCTGCAGTCGTAGCTGAGTAAGTTCTTAGATTTAACCTACATCATATCTGTCCATTATCTAGCAATGCATGGCTGTGAGGAGGTTGTCAGGATCCTGCTGGAGAGGTAGGTGCAATTTGGATGGATGCATCTCTAGATCTTTTCTACAGAACTTAGTGTAAATGTATTAACATAATATTATAAATTATACTTGACTTTGAGTGCAGAGCCTGACCTTACCTGGTATTTTTCCAGATGTGGCTACTCTCCAGACTGCACTGACAGCTGTGGAGTCTCTCCTTTCATGGATGCTGTCAGAAATGGACACATCTCTGTAGCTAGGTTGCTTTTAGATAAGCACCAGGTACAACAAAGGATTCCAAAAGTCATCCATGTTTAAATtctcacacaaacatttatgtGTAATCTCTTGAACTGACTTTCTGACTGTAGGCATCTCCAACAGCAGCTGACACACTCGGGGCTCAGCCAGTGCACCAGGTGGCTGTTACTGGTCAGGATGAGGCTCTTCAGTTTCTGGTGCAGGACCTCAATGTAGATGTAAACCAGAAGGCCACTAACATACAGCTCACTGCCCTGCATTATGCTGCAAAGGTAACATCAGCCAATTCCAGCCATGGGTGCCTGTAATATAAACATTATAAACATTATGGTGCAGATCAGTTAATTTATGAAAACCAATActagaaaaaaatgtaacatgaaCAGCATCTGTTGAGATTGTGTGAAAACAAATTACCAAGCAATATGCAATATATTAGACAATATAGCCTAACCCTAACCTCGGTGTCCACTAAAcataaggttggtggttcagtCCCCGCCCTGTCGATGTGTCCCAATTTAATCAAACACTCAAGCCTGTCTACAGATAACTCAGCTTAGTTTTGCACACACCTGTATCTTGGATGCACATATGCACGTAAAGATGGATGTTGTTTGACAGTGATTGGGTATATATGTTGTGTAATAAAACACGACCTAATCTCAGTCCATGTCCTTGCATGTAAATGAATGGCACTTGCACTGCCTTCTAACATATAAAGTGCATTTATGATCAAAATGTAACATTCACATTAGCAGATGAATTTTATAATGTTTAGTAGAAACTCTGATAAATAGATAATGGCTAAAAATAGGTAATGATAAAAGAGCTGAAATGATTagacagtaaataaatacaggaTCTGAGAATAATGAATACCTAAACTGCTGGATAAGAACATAAAAAGGTTCACAAAAAacgtaaaaaaaacaaattgttgATTAATTACAgggtaaaagaaaaaagggtTTTCAATGTATTGGTTGTAGTATGTATGAGGAGGCCCTTTCTATGTTTACATCACAGATTTCTGACAAAGCATCTGTGTTTTTCAGGAGGGCCACACGTCCACTATAAAAACCCTGCTGGATCTGGGGGCGGACCTTCATGTTCAGGACACAAAAGGAAGAACCGGTAAGTTTGTTACCTAAACTATATGTTATCAAAGCCTCTGAATCTGTACgttgttttgcttgttttgcTTAAATTGCTGGATAAGCAACGATCACAGATAAAACGTATGATTCATTCAGCAGGCAGTATTGAAGGCGACTGAATGTTCTGTTTCCATCTCACTTTCTCCTCCCAGCTCTTCACATGGCCTGCATCGGgcagcatgcagcagcagccaggatgctgctgctgctcgggcTCAAAGACTCTGAGGACGCGTCTGGTATGACAGCACAACAGCTCGCCAGGAAACCAGCCGTAGTGAAAGTGTTTGAAAGTGGGCTGCCAGACACATCGTAAACAAAACCTCTGTTCATCTTAACACAATTAGTTGTCCATAATCATTTAGGTAGAGGAGGATTCATGTGACGGAACTTTACACAGAGTATCTGTAGGTTATAGTAAAATATGAATGCTTACtttaatttatgttttttaaatgtcattggACACTCAAGTGGAAACCCTCTGCTCAGATAATAAAGactccaaagaaaaaaaagcttttcctGAACAATTGCATGGACAGATGATAAAGGGAAGATTGATCATTTGCACCACTACACAGCTGGTGGACAGTGTTATTTTGTCTTTCTTGTCCATATATAAACGAGCATTGGCTCCAAAAAACGCCTGCTctgcatttattattattacagtttgTCAGTAGCTACGCCCAATAATAAGCAGGTTTCTGCAGATATAACGTGGTGACACAACTTTATTATGTTTACTGGGTTTGCTAAGAAGGTGTGTCGATCATCAGTCTTGCTGACGCTGGCAACACAAATAGTGACGCTGCTTCATCACTCTTCCCTTGTTTGTGGAATTACTGGTATGAGTTGATGCATAA
This region of Parambassis ranga chromosome 2, fParRan2.1, whole genome shotgun sequence genomic DNA includes:
- the ankrd16 gene encoding ankyrin repeat domain-containing protein 16, whose amino-acid sequence is MDENTLKLLVKLTQEGQFSSLEELTTLCGFEAVQAASRKHFGRSGDTLLHYAARHGHLDIVEFLIKRVGMDVEVYNNDYKRPLHEAASMSHKECVNYLLLEGAQVDSLKKADWTPLMMACTRRKLEVIQELLFHGADPTLKNKDGWNSFHIACREGDPQVVQHLLYTTPDIWKTESKTRRTPLHTAAMHGCEEVVRILLERCGYSPDCTDSCGVSPFMDAVRNGHISVARLLLDKHQASPTAADTLGAQPVHQVAVTGQDEALQFLVQDLNVDVNQKATNIQLTALHYAAKEGHTSTIKTLLDLGADLHVQDTKGRTALHMACIGQHAAAARMLLLLGLKDSEDASGMTAQQLARKPAVVKVFESGLPDTS